Part of the Lepidochelys kempii isolate rLepKem1 chromosome 8, rLepKem1.hap2, whole genome shotgun sequence genome is shown below.
TGTGAACACCAAGTCCTGGGGAGCTGGACTTTGGGGTTGGATCTGTCAGAGAGCTCACTGGGGTCACATCGaataatgccccccccccccgccagcgccACTCGGGTTTGACTTTTTCTCCTGCCTCCTTAGTCCCAGTCGCCACCTCCTGTCAGTGTCGGAACTAATGCCACTCTGTACGTTTCCTGCTGCCCCTGGACTCGGAATTTTCCTTCGGGTAGCCGAGCTAACACAGCTGGTCAGGCGAGAGCCTGTTCCTTCTGGGGGTGGGTGCTCTGGGAGCTACAGCAAGGGAAAGGGAGCCCCGATCGGCTTGGGAGCAGTAGCCAGACTGCCTGCCCCGCCGAGGGGCTTTGGCGGGAGGAGGATGGGCCATGGCGATGAGGCAGTGGACCCAAGGGGaagagggtgggagtggggggaggatgAGCCATTGGAGTAGGGGCAGCTGGTGCTGGCGAGGGGCGATCAAGGGCAGAGCAGCGGAGTAAGGAGCTTTCCCTGCGGAGCCCCCTCGGCGTGGGGCAGCCGCTCTAGCCCGCTCGAGGGCAGTGCCCGGCTCTGGGGGtggtgcggggagggggctctggagaAGGCGCAGTGAGCCCGGCTCTCGCCTCTACCGCGCCAGTTCCACGCAGCTGCCTTGGGTTCTTTAATACAGCGAAAtgttcccaccccctccccgcgcccTGCTGGGGACCCCGCTCGCCCTCACTGCAGCCAGTTTGGTCCGTCGGGTCCCAGCGGGGAGGTCCCCCGATGCCCCGCCAGCCTTGCCGGGCAGACCGGTGCGTGCGAGGGGCGGAGGGGCGCGTCGGACGGGAGTGACATCTGTGGCCGGACAGGTAAAGTCCCTACGTCCGGGCACCCCTTCCCTTGCCCGGCTGAGGGCGGCGGGAGGGCAGGGCTGCTGGGCACACCCAGCGCTTGGCAATGCAACTGGAGCTTGGCTAAAATCGGCTAAGGCCATGACTGaggctctgggtgtccccaggGGCAGCGTCTCTTAGCTCCGCGAGCTCTGTTCCGAGGCCAGGGGAATCTTCCCTTCACCCCACTCGGGTCCCCTCATACCCTAGGCCAAGGACACTTTCATCCACTTTCCCGTCCTCCCAACCCCGCCGTCCAGGAAGCCCCTTCCCAGGTCGCCCTGCACACAACACTGTGCCTGCTGCGTCCTCGCCAGGCCCGCGGGCCGCTTTGCAGGGGGGCAGCGGGGTGACCTGCTAGCTCTTTTCTTTTTCAAGGGGACAGCAGCCAGACTGCCTGCTGACTTTTTCaagtccgtccgtccgtcccccaGCTGAGCCTCCTGGGGGGTGTTTCCAGCCTGCTGATTCCTCAGCTCGGAGTCAGCCCTAGCCAGCCTGACCAAGAGCTGCTTTTCCCTGGAAATGCCGGGCATATTTACGCGATGAATTTTCTTCCCTCCTTTGGGACCCTCCCTTCTGATTTCTCATCTATGGCTGTCTGGGGCCTGACACTGAGTCACTTCTCTCTCAAACCCCGAATAACTGCCGCTTCCAGAGCGGGGTGTCTATTCAGACCTGCCCCGGGAGCTCGGTCCCGAATCTGAAAGGAGATGAAGCTCCCAGGCGGGTTCCTTTCCCTGGATCCCTGcagctgtggggagaaggggctggaggaacaGTCATTTTTATAATTCAATTCAATATGTATTTAACCCTCTCCAGACAAAGGTTAGAAATGAGTTAATAGAAACCACAGCTGCAGCTCCGTTCTGATCTGTGCTACTGTGCGGTTGTGTATGTGGGTGTCTGCTTTGGCAGGGGGTTAGCGTGTGGTATTtagtgtttggggggggggggttctgcaATGAATGGAAAAACTGGATCATCTCAAAAGGTCACAGCAGATCTAACGTGCAGCGAGAATTTAGCAATGTCTTTCCACTCTGGGCGAATGCGTTTGGTTCAATCACCGGAGTAGTATACCTTCAGAAAACACAGGGACGGTTATTTTGGTACATGATGTTATCCAGGGGACCCGCAGGGCCAGCTATTGTGCATTTTCTCGCCATGATCGTTATGCCAGGACTTGAGTACCGTGTTGAGATACTGTGCTCTCCCCGTTATGCTAGGAATAGCCCAGCTTCTCCTGTTACCTGAGCAAACTTATCTGAAGGTAACTGTCCTCCTGGTCGTTCATTGCATTTAATAGGGCTCTGCCAACGAGTGGCATTGCCGTCATTTTTAAAGGCCGCTTTTAAAGCTCGAGGACGAGGCGGCTTGCAATGATTTATGTGGAGTTATTTTTAAAGGCAGCTTTTAAAAACTAGCGGACGAGGCGGCTTGTGGGGATTGATCTGCAGTCCCTGCCCCTTCTTTCACTTGCGCCAAAGCTCGGGGGGCGAGCTGGCCACGATCCTGCTGTattgtggggtgggatggggggagactTTTAACTGTGTTCCCTTCTTCGGAGAAGGGGCCCGAGCTGCTGGAGCTGCGTGCCCcgggggagcaggctggggctggtgtgCACGCGCCGGGAGGGGGGCCGGCTGGGGATGCAGCGGAGCCCTGCGcgcgcggggggcggggccgggggcagcgcgccgtggaggaggggaggggtgggggccggtctgtctgtctgtctgtccgtccggCGCGGCGCTGCCTCCTGTACAGTAGGGCGCCCCGTACTGTACGCCTCTCTCTGCcgtgttacccgctctctcctctctctcccgcAGATCTCGCGAGAGCGGCCGGCTGGTGGCTGTGGGGGTtgcagcagcggcggcggcggcggcgggcggaGCAGGGAAGCGGCAGGCGGAGGCGGCAGCGGACGGGCGGCCGGGCGCAGGGCGGGCAGCATCATGGCGGACAGAGACAGTGGCAGCGAgcagggcggcggcggcgggggcgcGCCGGGCGCCGGGGGGTCGGGctccggcggcggcggcggcggggggccggggggcggcCTGCAGCACGAGACCCAGGAGCTGGCCTCCAAGCGAGTGGACATCCAGAACAAGCGCTTCTACCTGGACGTGAAGCAGAACGCCAAGGGCCGCTTCCTCAAGATCGCCGAGGTGGGCGCGGGCGGCAACAAGAGCCGCCTCACGCTCTCCATGTCGGTGGCCGTGGAGTTCCGCGACTACCTGGGCGACTTCATCGAGCACTACGCGCAGCTGGGCCCCAGCCAGCCGCCCGAGCTGGCGCAGGCCGCCGACGAGCCGCGCCGGGCGCTGAAGAGCGAGTTTCTGGTGCGGGAGAACCGCAAGTACTACATGGATCTGAAGGAGAACCAGCGCGGCCGCTTCCTCCGCATCCGCCAGACCGTCAACCGGGGGCCCGGCCTGGGCTCCACGCAGGGCCAGACCATCGCGCTGCCGGCGCAGGGGCTCATCGAGTTCCGCGACGCCCTGGCCAAGCTCATCGACGACTACGGCGTGGAGGAGGAGCCGGCCGAGCTGCCCGAGGGCACCTCCTTGACTGTGGACAACAAGCGCTTCTTCTTCGACGTGGGCTCCAACAAGTACGGCGTGTTCATGCGGGTGAGCGAGGTGAAGCCCACCTACCGCAACTCCATCACCGTCCCCTACAAGGTGTGGGCCAAGTTCGGCCACACCTTCTGCAAGTACTCGGAGGAGATGAAGAAGATCCAGGAGAAGCAGCGGGACAAgcgggccgccgccgccgcctctggGCCCGAGCCGCAGGCGGAGACTGAGAgcagcgccgccgccgccgggccccccggagccctgctgcagGCCGACGAGCCGGAGGAGGATTGATCCCGACTTGGCTCCTGGCTGCCTCCCTGCCTGctgcacagagacacacacacagacacacacacagacagagacttATACTGTAATAAAGAGAACCCCAgacacagaaccagagagagataaatacaaaaaaaaaaagtaaaaccaacaaaaaacaatgTACCTGTTAATAACTCCAAGGGAGCACCACCCACTCAACCAACCTCCACAAACTGACAGCTCAGCAACTTCTCCGACTGGCCACCCATCGCTGGATGTTCCTCCACTTTATCCACCATATAAAACAGTAAGCAGctgctaaaaacaaacaaaaaaaaacaaaaaaaagtaataaCATTATATATGAACTGTGTTTCctacttgattaaaaaaaaatataaagaacTGAGTGTTTATTTCCCTAATTAACCAAGAACTTTTGTACACGTTTAAGCTATTATTATTAAAAGTGTTTGCAAAAATGGTCAAGATTATAATAATGCTGAATTATATAAAAAAAGTCCTTTTCATGTTGAGCTAACATTTGACTTTAGCACAAAAAAAGAGATATTTTAGAACacgtaaaataatatttttagttttttcttctcattttgtTACCAAATTTCAAACCTTACATGGAGGTTATTATAGTATATTTGACACCCTATATACCTGTGATTagagatgtgtatatatatgaggGCTAGGCATGCTGTGTGTCTGAGCTTTGTCTAAATGTTATGCAGAAGTTTGTAGAGTTAAAAGGTACGTAGGTTTAATTCATGCAAGGTAAACAATAAGTGCTCTCTTTTATACAATATGCATTGCATCTGGACCTTAAACATATAAAATGGTCAGTGAAACTTCTGTGAACAtgaagaaaaattattaaaaaaggcATTTAAATGAAATTTGCTAACTTGTGATTTTTACGTTTGAACCAAAGTTAttcaaatagtaaaaaaaaacaacaacaaaataaaacaaaaaaaacccagaaaaaaagTAAAGAATCTCCTCCCACAATTTTCTGCACCTGTTTGGTTTACAACTAAGTAGGCGTATTGTCATTATTGTGTATATGAGATGTACTTGTATTGttcataatatattttttttattatgtgtACTTAAAGTACTTACCTAATGTGCAGCAATTTCCAGTAAACCTGTTTTTGGACAACAGGTAGTGAGTCTTTTGTGTGGTCACTGGCACTAGCACTATCTCCTAAACTTGTAAAAGGTCTGCACCTATACTTTGATTTGTGCCAGTGCTATTAACTTATGTAGGCCTGTTATAGAAATCAGTGCAACACAATTATAGAGTAATCCTACTGAGCCATGGATTTTGAGTTTCATTTAAAAGTGAAAGCCAAGATGGTGTATGTAAAGGATTTCCATGTAGCTGTGGTGCTAGTTATACTGGCTACATACATTATAAATGTAGTTGTGACCCCCAAGTGTACAAGCCTTCTATCAAAAGTATGTACTTGTGAGATATAGTAAAAGTGTAGGATATGAAAATGCAGAATTTAACAGAACACTAATTTGTCAAATTGTGTtctccaaattgaaatatttataGTAATAGACTTTTTacaggtttttcttttaaaaagtttgtgtGCTTTTAATTGACTAACTTCTTGCTGCTGTAtagtaaaatattaatatatttttatcattAAACTGCTGCATGACTATCATCATTATGAGTGAAGAGAAAATGTTATAAAAGATGCCTTAAACAGTAAATTTTCTGGTTTCAATTCTGTAGAaaacatttaagaaaaacaaGAATGTTGTTCAACTAAAAAGTTATTGGGATGCAATCATTTTTCTTAACATTCTTGACAAATTTAGCCGTGTAGACCTAACTGCTGTATATAGAAGACATCACCTGTTGGAACAGGAAGTTATCTCTGCTTCTCATTGATTGTAAAGGATCTAGCCTAGAAGAGGGGGGGAAAGTTTGtttaaaggatttttattttctgatgggggttttttttccattaaaaatatagTTCTCTGGTTTTGGAGATGTACTGCAAGTGTCAAAACAAAGCTATTTCCATTGCAcgcatttccctttaaaaaagttTGCTATTAGTATTCACAGAAAGTTAAATATGAGATGACAGTTCAGAAGTTAAGGATTTGTTTCTGTAATAATCACTGGAAATGATTAAATTGCTTCATTAAGGTGCACTTTTCCTGTTTCCAGatagtaaaaataagctttcatAGTGCATAATGTGATATTTGAAATGGTTCTCAATTGCACGTAAATGTCTAATAACCTGCTTTTTTAATTGGAGGGTTTGATGAGCAGTTTCATTTATTGTAATTCAACAGTGATGTGGAAAGGACTGCATTCTCCATGCTGCTAGATGTAGTTAGGGAAGTTAATTGTTTTGGTATTGCTACTTGACTATGTCTTGGTTCTACTGTTTACTACGGTTTTAAAAGTTATACTGCAGATTGACACACATTGCTCATAGTTACAAGTGTTCTACGTTATCAGCAATAAGTAGTGTGAGTCAGTGAAAATACTGCAAAGTGTCCTTCCTTACTTTTGAGTTAATATAAGCTTTGTTAAATACACAGGCTTTTCCCCAGGGTCAACATTGACTAAAGGGAAATCTTTACCTGTAAAATTCAGATCCTACATGGTATCTGATTGGGTGAAGAAGTGCATGGGTTGTTGCAGTTCCATTCATACCATTACAGCTTAACACAGTTTAGCAAAGTGTTGTGAACAGTGTCTGAGAACTTGTggtcagtgttttatttttgtgttttgttttaaattaaatccacATCCAGATATTCTAGGAATTTATAAATGATATTGATGAAAGACTAAATGACTGtaaaggattttatttaattttattggcatctcattttttttcctgaggtgCTTGGTACTTTACCAAGGTTTTTTATCtcagtatttaaaacaaaatacagttGGAAAACCCTGTTTAATGTTAGACGAATAAAGGTAATGGTATATTTGACCATATGTGTTGTTCTAAAAAAGACAGTATGCTCAAATGTGCCAAGAAATTTAATTCCTGAAAAATATGCCTTATATTTTCCTTGATATGCTTTTAAATGTCTTGTAGAAAAGGTCCAAGAGCATGATAAAACTACTTTATATGACTAACTGCAAGAAAACTTG
Proteins encoded:
- the PURA gene encoding transcriptional activator protein Pur-alpha; the encoded protein is MADRDSGSEQGGGGGGAPGAGGSGSGGGGGGGPGGGLQHETQELASKRVDIQNKRFYLDVKQNAKGRFLKIAEVGAGGNKSRLTLSMSVAVEFRDYLGDFIEHYAQLGPSQPPELAQAADEPRRALKSEFLVRENRKYYMDLKENQRGRFLRIRQTVNRGPGLGSTQGQTIALPAQGLIEFRDALAKLIDDYGVEEEPAELPEGTSLTVDNKRFFFDVGSNKYGVFMRVSEVKPTYRNSITVPYKVWAKFGHTFCKYSEEMKKIQEKQRDKRAAAAASGPEPQAETESSAAAAGPPGALLQADEPEED